The region AAGCGCATAAAGCCGATTACCCCGGGTGCTGAGGGCCTGTACATAATACGTGGTGCTGTTGTCGGCAGGGATTGTACTCGTGGCAAAGCCAGTGTCCAACGAACCATCGGGGTTGTAACGGGCCAGCGCAAACGTTTGCCGGTACGTAGCCGGGTCCGTTGTATTGCCAGCCACGATAAATTTCCCGTCGTCCTGCCCCACTACAGTCGTTAAATAGGTTGTCGAACCGTTCGGAAACGGACTTAGTCGTTTTCCATTCTGACCGAAGCTGGTATCCAGCGTTCCATCCAGTTTATAGCGGGCCGTTGCTACCTGCGTTTCGTTACTCTGATACCCGACAACGAGAATCCGGTCATTCTGAACCCGGATGAACTTGGCAAATACACTGGAGCCGGAGCCAAAGTCCGTGGTAACAACACCTGTCTCGCCAAAACTCGTATCAAGTGAGCCATCTGCATTGTAGCGGGCCACCAGAAATCCGAGCGTACCCGTTTGCGAATTATAGCTGGTACCCGCCAAAAGCAGTTTGTCGCCCTGAAGTGCCAGAGCGCCGGTGGTTATCCCTGCGTCGCCAAAGCTGGTTGTTTGTATACCATCATTACTAAAAGAGTTGTCCAGCGAGCCATCTGCATTATAGCGAGCCAGCGTCGCGCTCATGCCCGTTTCATAGTTGTAGGAATACCCCCCCACAACGATCTTATCGCCCTGACCGATGACAAGCTGCCCAAAATCATTGGATGCAGGCCCTAAATCGGTCAATTGTTTACCATCGCCACTGAAGGTATTGTCCGGCGTACCATCGGCATTGTAACGCGCCACCGCAAAATCCGTGTTATTGTTGTTATCCGAGTTATAGGAATATCCCGCCAGCACGATCTTGTTCCCCTGAAGCATAACCGCATTCGCTACGGATTGCGAACCTGATCCAAAATCGGTCGTTTGTACACCGTCATCACTAAACGTTTTATCGAGCGTCCCATCGGTATTGTACCGAACCACAACGAAGACATCGCTCAGGGAGCCGGGCAGGTACATAAACGTGTATCCGGCGGCTACGACTTTCCCATCGGGCTGAACAACGGAACTAGTGAAAAACGTACGGGCATATGGGAAAAAGCTCGTGAGCTTACCGTCGTCGCTGAAGCTGGTGTCGGGCGAGCCATTGGCGTTATACCGCACCAGCGCCACATCCTCGTCGCTCGCCCGGGCAAAGGTGTAGGTGAATCCGGCTATCAGAAGTTTGTCGCCCTGGAGTGCGGCCGATGTCGCCCTGACGAAATCAACACCATCGAAATGGGTGATCACTTTACCATTTGCTCCAAAACCAGTATCCAGCGAGCCATCGCTGTTGTACCGTACAGCCGCCAGATCGTAGGCGGTATTGCCCGTCAGCACAAACTTGTCGCCCTGAATCGTAACTGTCCGCGCCGACTCGTTGAACTGATCGCCAACATCTGTCGTCAGCACACCAGATTTACCAAACGTTGTATCCAGCGTGCCGTCCGAATTATAACGAACCACCGCGAAATCGTTGTTCAGGCCACCGGGTACCAGGATTTTGTTTCCCTGAATGGCTACCGACAGGGCTGGTGAAAACGCCACATTATCGTACGTCACCTTACCATCCTGACTGAAACTGGTATCCAGCGAACCATCCGAATTGTAGCGGACAATAGCCAGGTACCCACTGCTGGTGCCCGCAACCACGATTTTATCGCCCTGTATGGCAAGTGCCAGGCCGTTATCCTGGGTATTCTGGCCAAAATTGGTCGTTTGCAGGCCATCATCACTAAAACTGGTATCCAGCGATCCATCAGCCTTATAGCGAAGTACCGCAATATCGGCCTCAGCTAATACCGTACGGCTACCAGCCACAACGATTTTGCCATCCTGCACACCAACGGACCGTATCGATATAGAAGACGAATTAACGGTTTGGATGCCATCGTCGCTAAAGGTATTGTCCAGCAAGCCGTTGGTAGTGAAACGCACTACCGACGAGCCCGTTATTATAACAACTTTGCCATCGCTCTGTAGGGCGGCATCAACTGCCACACCGTCTACCTGAGCCGAGTAGCCATTCTGACCATACGAGGTATCAATTGCGCCATTATTGAGGTACCTGGCCACAACGGCCGTGCTGTTGATCTGCGTAACAACATACATTCCACTGGGTAGTGGCAGTACTTTTCTAGCCTCCTCCTGTAGAACATTGATCGGCACAGCGGTCGTTTGAAGCCCATTCTTGCCGAAAGCCGGGTCAGGGGCTCC is a window of Spirosoma linguale DSM 74 DNA encoding:
- a CDS encoding hypothetical protein (KEGG: bba:Bd3250 hypothetical protein); amino-acid sequence: MKKIYLLFFLGSLIGNVNGQSGAPDPAFGKNGLQTTAVPINVLQEEARKVLPLPSGMYVVTQINSTAVVARYLNNGAIDTSYGQNGYSAQVDGVAVDAALQSDGKVVIITGSSVVRFTTNGLLDNTFSDDGIQTVNSSSISIRSVGVQDGKIVVAGSRTVLAEADIAVLRYKADGSLDTSFSDDGLQTTNFGQNTQDNGLALAIQGDKIVVAGTSSGYLAIVRYNSDGSLDTSFSQDGKVTYDNVAFSPALSVAIQGNKILVPGGLNNDFAVVRYNSDGTLDTTFGKSGVLTTDVGDQFNESARTVTIQGDKFVLTGNTAYDLAAVRYNSDGSLDTGFGANGKVITHFDGVDFVRATSAALQGDKLLIAGFTYTFARASDEDVALVRYNANGSPDTSFSDDGKLTSFFPYARTFFTSSVVQPDGKVVAAGYTFMYLPGSLSDVFVVVRYNTDGTLDKTFSDDGVQTTDFGSGSQSVANAVMLQGNKIVLAGYSYNSDNNNNTDFAVARYNADGTPDNTFSGDGKQLTDLGPASNDFGQLVIGQGDKIVVGGYSYNYETGMSATLARYNADGSLDNSFSNDGIQTTSFGDAGITTGALALQGDKLLLAGTSYNSQTGTLGFLVARYNADGSLDTSFGETGVVTTDFGSGSSVFAKFIRVQNDRILVVGYQSNETQVATARYKLDGTLDTSFGQNGKRLSPFPNGSTTYLTTVVGQDDGKFIVAGNTTDPATYRQTFALARYNPDGSLDTGFATSTIPADNSTTYYVQALSTRGNRLYALGYRQSSFFNGFGLGPMSEGVVAAYKLETSVNLSCPVSKTVVADQGICGAVVKDIDPIAASSPTKYTLSGATTGSDMGSVSGKLFGIGTTVVTYTQASEPTKTCSFTITVVDRQLPTITGLSVSPNRLWPPNHKMVDVTLTYNVLDNCKATSVVSVSSNEPQTGPDDNTPDDWQIIDANHLKLRAERTGSGNGRIYTITVTATDPSGNKATQVTQVTVPKNNSGRAGADELSLSEEGGEVDGLAVKVMPNPSSGYFTILTKSATASVLTMRVSDLQGRPMPGLDNVPANGTLQLGHTYAPGVYILTVIDGPRKVTVKLLKLAE